From the Pseudomonas sp. SORT22 genome, one window contains:
- a CDS encoding cupredoxin family protein, whose translation MKHLFIIGALALFSLPALASPAHSYTFGQPAPASKATRSVEVVMGDMYYAPRSLEVKAGETVRFVLINKGAVVHEFSLGDAVMHARHQKEMLAMQGQMDHSAMGHGNMNHASMQHDDPNTVMVEPGKSAELTWTFSQSAPIEFACNVPGHYQAGMVGKLTIGQ comes from the coding sequence ATGAAACACCTTTTTATCATTGGCGCACTGGCGCTGTTCAGCCTTCCAGCCTTGGCGTCGCCCGCGCATTCCTACACCTTCGGCCAGCCTGCGCCTGCGAGCAAGGCCACCCGCAGCGTCGAGGTGGTGATGGGCGACATGTATTACGCGCCGCGCAGCCTTGAGGTCAAGGCCGGGGAGACCGTGCGCTTCGTGCTAATCAACAAGGGCGCGGTAGTCCATGAGTTCAGCCTCGGCGATGCTGTGATGCACGCCAGGCACCAGAAAGAAATGCTCGCCATGCAGGGCCAGATGGACCATTCGGCCATGGGCCACGGCAACATGAATCACGCCAGCATGCAGCACGACGATCCGAACACGGTGATGGTCGAACCTGGCAAAAGCGCTGAACTGACCTGGACCTTTAGCCAGTCGGCGCCAATCGAGTTCGCCTGCAACGTGCCCGGTCATTATCAAGCAGGCATGGTCGGCAAGCTGACCATCGGCCAATAA
- the queF gene encoding NADPH-dependent 7-cyano-7-deazaguanine reductase QueF (Catalyzes the NADPH-dependent reduction of 7-cyano-7-deazaguanine (preQ0) to 7-aminomethyl-7-deazaguanine (preQ1) in queuosine biosynthesis), which yields MHPAAEHSPLGKSSEYVSTYTPSLLFPIPRAAKWAELGVSAQTLPWQGVDFWNCFELSWLLPSGKPVVAIGEFAIPADSPNIIESKSFKLYLNSLNQTVFESPAALQACLVKDLSAAAGKPVGVQVRSLAEVEGQGVVGLPGVCIDELDVSISNYEQPQPELLRCDSANIVEETLHSHLLKSNCPVTGQPDWGSVTVHYRGAALDHASLLTYLISFRQHADFHEQCVERIYLDLKRLLNPEHLTVYARYVRRGGLDINPYRSTSQVTLQNLRLVRQ from the coding sequence ATGCATCCTGCCGCCGAACATTCTCCGCTGGGTAAATCCAGCGAATACGTCTCCACCTACACACCCTCGCTGCTGTTCCCGATCCCGCGGGCGGCAAAATGGGCCGAGCTGGGCGTCAGCGCCCAGACCCTGCCATGGCAGGGCGTCGACTTCTGGAACTGCTTCGAGCTGTCCTGGCTGCTGCCATCGGGTAAGCCGGTGGTAGCAATCGGTGAGTTCGCCATCCCGGCCGACTCGCCGAACATCATCGAGTCGAAGTCGTTCAAGCTGTACCTCAACTCGCTGAACCAGACCGTGTTCGAATCGCCCGCTGCCCTGCAGGCATGCCTGGTCAAGGACCTCTCGGCTGCCGCCGGCAAGCCGGTGGGCGTGCAGGTCCGCAGCCTGGCCGAGGTCGAAGGGCAGGGCGTGGTCGGCTTGCCGGGCGTGTGCATCGATGAGCTGGATGTCAGCATCAGCAACTACGAGCAACCGCAGCCGGAGTTGCTGCGTTGCGACAGCGCCAACATTGTTGAAGAAACCCTGCACAGCCATTTGCTCAAGTCCAACTGCCCGGTCACCGGCCAGCCGGACTGGGGTAGCGTCACCGTGCACTACCGTGGCGCGGCGCTGGATCACGCCAGCCTGCTGACCTACCTGATCAGCTTCCGCCAGCATGCCGACTTTCATGAGCAGTGCGTCGAGCGCATCTACCTTGACCTCAAGCGCCTGCTCAACCCCGAGCACCTGACGGTTTATGCCCGTTACGTGCGCCGCGGCGGCCTGGACATCAACCCGTACCGCAGTACTTCCCAGGTGACCCTTCAGAACCTGCGACTGGTTCGCCAGTAA
- a CDS encoding DUF4404 family protein → MPAQELQKQLTELREQLEQNPPLSEEERQHLHELMEKIEAEIKLEAATKDNNLVDGVNLAVERFEVEHPGLTATLRNIVQSLQSMGI, encoded by the coding sequence ATGCCTGCCCAAGAACTGCAAAAGCAACTCACTGAGCTGCGCGAGCAACTGGAGCAGAACCCGCCGCTTTCAGAAGAAGAGCGCCAACACCTGCATGAGCTGATGGAGAAGATCGAGGCCGAGATCAAGCTGGAAGCCGCGACCAAGGACAACAACCTGGTCGATGGCGTCAACCTCGCCGTGGAGCGCTTTGAAGTCGAGCACCCGGGCCTGACCGCCACCTTGCGCAATATCGTTCAGAGCCTGCAAAGCATGGGCATCTAA
- a CDS encoding VacJ family lipoprotein has translation MRRIGLIDRMTRACVCAGLLLAPVVAAQAATEEDPWESINRPIFRFNDTLDTYALKPLAQGYQAVTPQFLEDGIHNMFRNLGDVTNLANNVLQLKPHAAGVDTARLIVNTTFGIGGFFDVGTKMGLQRNDEDFGQTLGYWGVSSGPYVMLPLLGPSTVRDAIGKYPDTYTEPYRYIDHVPTRNTAAAVDVVDTRASLLSAEKLINGDKYIFIRNAYLQNREFKVKDGAVVDDF, from the coding sequence ATGCGTAGGATCGGCCTGATCGATCGGATGACCCGGGCTTGTGTCTGTGCCGGCCTACTGTTGGCGCCTGTCGTCGCGGCCCAGGCGGCCACTGAAGAAGATCCCTGGGAAAGCATCAACCGGCCGATCTTCCGCTTCAACGACACGCTCGACACCTACGCGCTCAAGCCGCTGGCACAGGGGTACCAGGCGGTCACTCCGCAGTTCCTCGAAGACGGCATCCACAACATGTTCCGCAACCTGGGCGACGTCACCAACCTGGCCAACAACGTGCTGCAGCTCAAGCCGCACGCCGCCGGGGTTGATACTGCGCGGCTGATCGTCAACACCACCTTCGGTATTGGCGGGTTCTTCGATGTCGGCACCAAGATGGGCCTGCAGCGCAATGACGAAGACTTTGGCCAGACCCTCGGCTATTGGGGCGTGAGCAGCGGCCCGTACGTAATGCTGCCGTTGCTCGGCCCGAGCACCGTGCGCGATGCCATCGGCAAGTACCCGGACACCTACACCGAACCCTACCGCTACATCGACCACGTGCCGACCCGCAACACCGCCGCCGCCGTCGATGTGGTCGACACCCGCGCGAGCCTGCTGTCGGCTGAAAAGCTGATCAATGGCGACAAATACATCTTCATTCGCAATGCATACCTGCAAAATCGCGAATTCAAGGTCAAGGATGGCGCCGTCGTCGACGACTTCTGA
- a CDS encoding PilZ domain-containing protein, protein MSSGPMDYSEKRDFIRMRVEADISLIHQGQVIAAVCLDLSSSGMQVQAPQPFTVGDQLEVRIDSDHPALKGLEASTEVVWIADQQDGKQKLGLRILSMK, encoded by the coding sequence ATGAGCTCAGGGCCCATGGACTACAGCGAGAAGCGCGATTTCATTCGCATGCGGGTGGAAGCAGATATCAGCCTGATCCACCAGGGGCAGGTCATCGCCGCCGTCTGCCTCGACCTCTCCAGCAGTGGCATGCAGGTCCAGGCGCCGCAGCCGTTCACGGTTGGCGATCAACTCGAGGTGCGTATCGACTCCGACCATCCGGCACTCAAGGGCCTGGAAGCGAGCACAGAGGTGGTGTGGATTGCCGACCAGCAAGACGGCAAGCAGAAACTCGGGCTGCGCATCCTCAGCATGAAATAA
- the rssB gene encoding two-component system response regulator RssB, whose protein sequence is MQKTSATLLIIDDDDVVRASLAAYLEDSGFSVLQAANGQQGLQVFEQEHPDLVICDLRMPQMGGLELIRQVTERAPELPVIVVSGAGVMNDAVEALRLGAADYLIKPLEDLAVLEHSVRRALDRARLVLENQRYREKLETANRELEASLHLLQEDQTAGRQVQMNMLPESPWVADDLSFEHQIIPSLYLSGDFADYFRVDDRRIAFYLADVSGHGASSAFVTVLLKFMTTRLLFEFKRGGNLRDFKPSEVLGHINRGLINCKLGKHVTMVGGVIDEDTGIMTYSIGGHLPLPVLYTPGQSRYLEGRGLPVGLFEEATYQDHVLELPPQFSLTLLSDGILDLLPGDTLKDKEAALPEIIKAAGGSLDGLRQRFGLATLGEMPDDIALLVLSRNLQ, encoded by the coding sequence ATGCAGAAAACCAGTGCAACGCTGCTGATAATCGATGACGACGACGTCGTACGTGCGAGTCTTGCCGCCTACCTGGAAGACAGCGGTTTCAGCGTCCTGCAGGCAGCCAATGGCCAGCAGGGCCTGCAGGTCTTCGAACAGGAACATCCTGATCTGGTGATCTGCGATCTGCGCATGCCGCAAATGGGCGGCCTGGAGCTGATTCGCCAGGTAACCGAGCGCGCGCCGGAACTGCCGGTGATCGTGGTATCGGGCGCCGGGGTGATGAACGACGCCGTCGAGGCCCTGCGCCTGGGCGCGGCCGACTACCTGATCAAGCCCCTCGAAGACCTCGCGGTGCTCGAGCATTCGGTACGCCGGGCCCTGGACCGCGCGCGTCTGGTGCTGGAAAACCAGCGCTACCGGGAAAAGCTCGAAACCGCCAACCGCGAGCTTGAGGCCAGCCTGCACCTGCTGCAGGAAGACCAGACCGCCGGGCGTCAGGTGCAGATGAACATGCTGCCGGAAAGCCCCTGGGTGGCCGACGACCTGTCGTTCGAGCACCAGATTATTCCGTCGCTGTACCTGTCGGGCGACTTTGCCGACTATTTCCGTGTCGATGACCGGCGAATTGCCTTTTACCTGGCAGACGTTTCCGGGCATGGCGCGTCTTCGGCCTTCGTCACCGTGCTGCTGAAGTTCATGACCACGCGCCTGCTGTTCGAATTCAAGCGCGGCGGCAACTTGCGTGACTTCAAACCGTCGGAAGTACTCGGACACATCAACCGCGGCCTGATCAACTGCAAGCTGGGCAAGCATGTGACCATGGTCGGCGGCGTGATCGACGAAGACACCGGTATCATGACCTACAGCATCGGTGGTCACCTGCCGTTGCCAGTGCTGTACACCCCGGGCCAGAGCCGTTATCTGGAGGGCCGCGGATTGCCGGTCGGCTTGTTCGAGGAGGCCACCTACCAGGACCACGTCCTGGAGTTGCCGCCGCAGTTCAGCCTGACCCTGCTGTCTGATGGCATTCTGGACCTTTTGCCCGGTGACACACTCAAAGATAAAGAGGCGGCCCTGCCTGAAATCATCAAGGCCGCAGGCGGTAGTCTGGATGGGCTGCGCCAACGATTCGGATTAGCTACGCTTGGGGAGATGCCGGATGATATCGCCCTATTGGTGTTGAGCAGGAACCTTCAATGA
- the rssC gene encoding anti-sigma factor antagonist RssC, with protein MSTGRIQFAEQNGTFVLKFVGEVRLTLCSALDATIEKIFTALNFSAIVIDLTETHSIDSTTLGLLAKLSILSRQKVGLLPTVVTTHADITRLLQSMGFDQVFNIVDRPIPCPECLTDLPSQDQNEDVVRSKVLEAHKILMGLNDSNREAFHDLVNALERT; from the coding sequence ATGAGTACGGGTAGAATCCAGTTCGCCGAGCAGAATGGCACCTTCGTGCTGAAGTTTGTCGGTGAAGTGCGCCTGACCTTGTGTTCGGCGCTGGATGCGACGATTGAAAAGATCTTCACGGCGCTGAATTTCTCGGCGATCGTCATCGATCTGACAGAAACCCACAGCATCGACAGCACCACCTTGGGCTTGCTGGCCAAGCTCTCGATCCTGTCGCGGCAAAAGGTCGGGTTGTTGCCGACGGTGGTCACCACCCACGCCGACATCACCCGCCTCTTGCAGTCGATGGGTTTCGACCAGGTGTTCAACATCGTTGACCGGCCGATCCCGTGCCCGGAATGCCTGACCGACCTGCCGTCGCAGGATCAGAACGAAGACGTGGTGCGCTCCAAGGTGCTTGAGGCGCACAAGATCCTCATGGGCCTGAACGATTCCAACCGCGAAGCCTTCCACGACCTGGTCAACGCCCTCGAGCGCACCTGA
- a CDS encoding diiron oxygenase, whose product MAGDNAVQLEEGSVGQMLSKLSVLWKSRAAVNAGMRDYSLLDFNPAKNDFSEELLPFKHHPAWQVASDEMKSKCLSYAWIIYNLKTIYIESNVVTPACEDVIKSPPVGSRNRPALQSVMVESLLDEALHTKMSVDACNYIYAMRGIEYLDFTDFNLVTWRNSLLAGCNAEWERRLTRFGIACASETLITDYLKVMAEDTHIQSICHEVTSTHARDEWSHSSVFSFAAIDILRDLSERERKYFKSVVLKTVEMFANNELGAWQAAFSLIKFPDADAIIHDTGSRNEVGIYMDSVERLIERVGLNAPAVVRSQAFNTSMG is encoded by the coding sequence ATGGCAGGTGATAATGCTGTGCAGCTTGAAGAGGGCTCGGTTGGGCAGATGTTGTCCAAGCTTTCAGTGTTATGGAAAAGCCGGGCGGCAGTGAATGCCGGCATGCGCGACTATTCGTTGCTGGATTTCAACCCGGCTAAAAATGATTTCAGTGAAGAGCTTCTGCCATTCAAACATCACCCTGCCTGGCAGGTGGCAAGTGATGAGATGAAGTCAAAGTGCCTGTCGTATGCCTGGATTATTTATAACCTCAAAACCATCTATATCGAGAGTAACGTGGTAACGCCAGCCTGCGAGGATGTTATCAAATCACCTCCCGTTGGCTCACGCAATCGCCCGGCCTTGCAGTCGGTTATGGTTGAATCCTTGCTCGATGAGGCGCTACATACAAAAATGTCGGTGGATGCCTGCAATTATATCTACGCCATGCGTGGCATTGAGTATCTTGACTTTACTGATTTCAATCTCGTGACATGGCGAAACTCTTTGCTTGCTGGCTGTAATGCCGAGTGGGAAAGACGTCTCACCCGTTTTGGAATCGCCTGTGCCAGCGAAACGCTGATCACTGACTACTTGAAAGTCATGGCGGAGGACACGCACATTCAAAGTATTTGTCATGAGGTGACGAGTACCCATGCGCGTGATGAGTGGAGTCACTCAAGTGTCTTTAGTTTTGCTGCTATCGATATTCTCAGGGATCTTTCAGAACGCGAGAGGAAATATTTTAAATCGGTGGTGTTGAAGACGGTTGAAATGTTCGCGAACAACGAATTGGGGGCTTGGCAAGCCGCTTTCTCGCTAATCAAGTTCCCCGACGCTGATGCCATCATTCACGACACGGGAAGTCGTAACGAGGTCGGTATCTACATGGACTCGGTAGAGAGGCTCATTGAGCGTGTTGGGCTGAATGCACCTGCGGTGGTGCGTAGTCAGGCATTCAATACATCGATGGGGTGA
- a CDS encoding 2Fe-2S iron-sulfur cluster-binding protein, which produces MSESLQLSCVSVVDKTPLVKVFRFRVVGTVADWCAFKAGRYVSLGFPDIEGLLQHRCYSIVRIVAPNMFEVAIQKSGRHQVADALFHRLSIGDLVSCKPPAGSITVDRLASCKQILMLAGGIGVTLPMALIEELSALHKLRGSGPVVRLVLCSPRREETPFLQELLTLQASAQWFSLDLCLTREPQKNDGGSFHAGRPTTALFDSLPLPDAVVICGSQDFARSMQQRVEMYPASEVMIEAFSSPVARALGAEETSSATNCLQVEGLSEVIALRPGTSLLEHLLEADIALAHECRAGICGSCRIKLLRGGCTSEMDFALGVHERKAGYVLACCTFPAGESMTVALP; this is translated from the coding sequence GTGAGCGAATCATTGCAATTGAGTTGTGTGTCGGTGGTCGATAAAACACCGCTAGTCAAAGTGTTCCGCTTCAGAGTAGTCGGTACGGTAGCGGATTGGTGTGCATTCAAGGCCGGTCGCTATGTGTCACTGGGTTTTCCAGACATTGAAGGGCTGTTGCAGCATCGTTGCTATTCCATTGTCCGCATCGTGGCGCCGAACATGTTTGAGGTCGCCATTCAGAAAAGTGGTCGACATCAGGTTGCAGACGCTCTGTTTCACAGGTTGTCGATTGGTGACCTGGTCAGTTGCAAGCCACCTGCTGGCAGCATTACGGTGGACCGGTTGGCGTCGTGCAAGCAGATACTGATGCTTGCAGGGGGTATTGGAGTAACCCTGCCTATGGCGCTGATTGAAGAGCTCAGTGCGCTGCACAAGCTTCGGGGAAGCGGTCCTGTGGTTCGACTGGTGCTGTGTTCCCCTCGAAGAGAAGAGACGCCTTTTCTTCAAGAGTTGTTGACCTTGCAAGCCAGTGCACAATGGTTTTCGCTCGATCTGTGCTTGACGCGCGAGCCTCAAAAAAATGACGGCGGCAGCTTCCACGCAGGACGTCCCACGACTGCGTTGTTTGATTCCCTGCCGTTGCCCGATGCGGTGGTCATCTGCGGTAGCCAGGACTTTGCCCGCTCAATGCAGCAGCGGGTCGAGATGTACCCTGCAAGCGAGGTCATGATCGAAGCTTTTTCCTCGCCCGTTGCTCGCGCGCTCGGCGCTGAAGAAACATCATCAGCGACGAACTGTTTGCAGGTGGAGGGTCTATCCGAGGTAATAGCTTTGCGCCCCGGTACGAGTCTTCTTGAGCACCTGCTCGAAGCTGATATTGCGCTAGCCCACGAATGCCGTGCCGGCATCTGTGGCAGTTGCCGTATCAAGCTGCTGCGCGGCGGTTGTACAAGTGAGATGGATTTCGCCCTAGGCGTGCATGAGAGGAAAGCAGGTTATGTGCTTGCCTGCTGCACCTTTCCGGCAGGTGAGTCAATGACCGTCGCATTGCCGTGA
- a CDS encoding glutamine amidotransferase, translating to MKTLLALRHLYFEDLGNLEPVLVELGYHVQYLDVCTTELTDIDPQRADLVVVLGGPIGAYEEASYPFLVQELELIRSRLKSGKPLLGICLGAQLIARALGAEVYPMASKEIGFNKVSLTAAGQASALASLGDVPVLHWHGDQFDIPPGATRLAESDLCTNQAFSVGSNVLALQFHLEADPGRIEQWLVGHAAELAAQGIQPDAMRQEALKVSSQLEQVCQSFIQGWVRQLV from the coding sequence ATGAAAACGCTACTCGCACTGCGTCACCTGTATTTCGAGGATCTTGGCAACCTGGAGCCGGTGTTGGTCGAGCTCGGATATCATGTTCAGTATCTGGATGTCTGCACCACCGAGCTTACCGATATTGATCCGCAGCGAGCCGATCTGGTTGTTGTTCTGGGTGGACCCATCGGCGCCTATGAAGAGGCCAGTTATCCTTTTCTGGTGCAGGAACTTGAGTTAATCCGCTCACGGTTGAAATCCGGCAAGCCACTGTTGGGCATTTGCTTGGGAGCCCAGTTGATTGCTCGGGCTCTCGGGGCAGAGGTCTACCCAATGGCGAGTAAGGAAATCGGCTTCAACAAGGTCAGCCTGACCGCCGCTGGACAGGCATCGGCGCTGGCATCATTGGGTGATGTGCCGGTATTGCATTGGCACGGTGATCAGTTCGACATTCCACCGGGCGCCACGCGTTTGGCTGAAAGCGATTTGTGTACCAACCAGGCCTTTTCAGTGGGAAGCAACGTGCTGGCATTGCAGTTTCACCTGGAGGCCGATCCGGGGAGGATTGAGCAATGGCTAGTGGGGCATGCGGCTGAACTAGCAGCTCAAGGTATTCAGCCAGATGCCATGCGCCAGGAGGCGCTGAAAGTCAGCAGTCAACTTGAGCAGGTGTGCCAGTCGTTCATCCAGGGCTGGGTCAGGCAGCTTGTATGA
- a CDS encoding alkaline phosphatase D family protein yields MTDASSLPLVLAGPLLRRLEPTRIVFWLVACEPLQAELQLSYAGVCADIHCKVVPIGRQAFVHLLDIHLDHPLPCDEQIDYDLIFNNQSIADYAPHLLYPGAQRPNFVLRSHLEHLLHGSCRKPHHPAADGLLCADRLLLEHPTPLQRPALLMMSGDQVYADDVAGPMLRAIHALIERLGLFGEHLQGAVVDDSAALYQHPASYYHRADLLPALESNETLRERFFGGTRKPIFTSSNADNHLVTFAEVMAMYLLVWSPLPWGLIDVQMPPGLNAERQARYRQEQQLIDGFASGLGGVARVLAHLPSLMIFDDHDITDDWNLSAQWEETAYGHPFSKRIIGNALLGYMLCQGWGNNPDAFTGLLEHCQAFSHSADADDYLDTPLQDALINEVLRFQGWQFVLPSSPALLVLDTRTRRWRSESNFNKPSGLLDWEALSELQQALLDHPSAIIVSPAPIFGVKLIESVQRVFSWLGYPLLVDAENWMAHRGAAQVILNIFRHSRTPGHYVILSGDVHYSFVYEVLIRHRQRAPHLWQITSSGIKNQFPKRLLDTFDRLNRWLYSPRSPLNWFTKRRQMQVMPRTPAHSKAGERLWNSAGLGQVFFNEAGQPTRIFQLNADGSPVTEFPARLPD; encoded by the coding sequence ATAACCGATGCATCTTCTTTGCCCTTGGTACTGGCCGGCCCGTTGCTGCGCCGCCTCGAACCCACGCGGATCGTGTTCTGGCTGGTAGCCTGCGAGCCGCTGCAAGCTGAACTGCAACTGAGCTACGCAGGCGTTTGCGCCGACATCCACTGCAAGGTTGTGCCGATCGGCCGCCAGGCCTTTGTCCACCTGCTCGACATCCACCTCGACCACCCACTGCCGTGTGATGAGCAGATCGACTACGACCTGATCTTCAACAACCAGAGCATCGCCGACTACGCCCCGCACCTGCTCTACCCGGGCGCGCAACGGCCGAATTTCGTCCTGCGCTCGCACCTTGAGCACCTGCTCCACGGCTCCTGCCGCAAACCCCACCACCCGGCGGCCGACGGCCTGTTGTGCGCCGACCGCCTGTTGCTGGAACACCCCACGCCATTGCAGCGCCCGGCCCTGCTGATGATGAGCGGTGACCAGGTGTATGCCGACGATGTCGCCGGGCCCATGCTGCGCGCCATACATGCGCTGATCGAGCGCCTGGGGCTGTTTGGCGAGCACCTGCAAGGTGCGGTAGTCGATGACAGCGCCGCGCTCTACCAGCACCCGGCCAGCTATTACCACCGCGCCGACCTGCTGCCGGCACTGGAGAGCAACGAAACCCTGCGCGAGCGCTTTTTCGGCGGCACGCGCAAGCCGATCTTCACCAGCAGCAACGCCGACAACCACCTGGTGACCTTCGCCGAAGTCATGGCCATGTACCTGCTGGTCTGGTCCCCGCTGCCCTGGGGCCTGATCGACGTGCAGATGCCACCCGGCCTCAATGCCGAGCGCCAGGCCCGCTACCGCCAGGAACAGCAACTGATCGACGGCTTTGCCAGCGGCCTTGGCGGGGTGGCGCGGGTATTGGCGCATTTGCCGAGCCTGATGATTTTCGATGACCACGACATCACCGATGACTGGAACCTGTCGGCGCAATGGGAAGAAACCGCCTACGGCCACCCGTTCTCCAAGCGCATCATCGGCAACGCCCTGCTCGGCTATATGCTGTGCCAGGGCTGGGGTAACAACCCGGATGCCTTTACCGGGCTACTGGAGCATTGCCAGGCCTTCAGCCACAGTGCCGACGCCGATGACTACCTCGACACGCCGCTGCAGGATGCGCTGATCAACGAAGTACTGCGCTTTCAGGGCTGGCAGTTCGTCCTGCCCAGCAGCCCGGCGCTGCTGGTGCTCGATACCCGCACCCGGCGCTGGCGCAGTGAAAGCAACTTCAACAAACCCTCGGGCCTGCTCGACTGGGAAGCCTTGAGCGAGCTGCAACAGGCGCTGCTCGACCATCCTTCGGCGATCATCGTCTCGCCGGCGCCGATCTTCGGCGTCAAGTTGATCGAGAGCGTGCAGCGGGTATTCAGCTGGCTGGGTTATCCGCTATTGGTCGATGCCGAAAACTGGATGGCTCATCGCGGCGCGGCGCAAGTGATCCTGAACATCTTCCGCCACTCGCGCACACCGGGGCACTACGTGATTCTCTCTGGTGACGTGCACTACTCGTTCGTCTATGAGGTGCTGATCCGCCACCGCCAGCGCGCCCCGCACCTGTGGCAGATCACCAGCAGCGGCATCAAGAACCAGTTCCCCAAGCGCCTGCTGGACACCTTCGACCGCCTCAACCGCTGGCTGTACTCGCCACGCTCACCACTCAACTGGTTTACCAAGCGCCGGCAAATGCAGGTGATGCCGCGCACACCCGCGCACAGCAAGGCCGGCGAGCGGCTGTGGAACAGCGCGGGGCTTGGCCAGGTGTTTTTTAACGAAGCAGGACAGCCGACGCGGATATTCCAACTTAACGCCGATGGCTCACCGGTAACCGAGTTCCCGGCTCGACTACCCGACTAG
- the tal gene encoding transaldolase, which translates to MTSKLEQLKQFTTVVADTGDIDAISRLKPVDATTNPSLLLKAAAMPGYAELLQQSVAHSKGDVGLACDAFAVAVGAGILKVIPGRISTEVDARLSFDQPALLAKARQLIALYDQAGIGRDRVLIKLASTWEGIRAAEVLEKEGIQTNLTLLFSFAQAQACADAGVFLISPFVGRIYDWYKKSTGKEYAGAEDPGVQSVTRIYDYYKTNDYKTVVMGASFRNIGQIEQLAGCDRLTISPELLQQLSDDQGELPRILKPGKTGEARQQLTESQFRWASNEDAMATEKLAEGIRQFARDQEKLEALLAAKA; encoded by the coding sequence ATGACTTCCAAGCTGGAACAACTCAAGCAGTTCACCACTGTGGTTGCCGACACCGGTGATATTGATGCCATCAGCCGCTTGAAACCGGTCGATGCCACCACCAACCCTTCGCTGCTGCTCAAGGCCGCGGCCATGCCTGGCTATGCCGAGCTGCTCCAGCAATCGGTCGCGCACAGCAAGGGCGATGTCGGCCTCGCCTGTGACGCCTTTGCCGTGGCGGTTGGCGCCGGCATTCTCAAGGTGATTCCGGGGCGTATCTCCACCGAGGTCGACGCCCGCCTGTCCTTCGACCAACCGGCGCTGCTGGCCAAGGCCCGGCAGTTGATCGCGCTGTACGACCAGGCCGGTATCGGCCGTGACCGGGTGCTGATCAAACTGGCCTCGACCTGGGAAGGCATCCGCGCCGCCGAGGTTCTGGAAAAGGAAGGCATCCAGACCAACCTGACCCTGCTGTTCTCCTTCGCCCAGGCCCAGGCTTGCGCCGACGCCGGCGTGTTCTTGATTTCGCCGTTCGTGGGGCGCATCTACGACTGGTACAAGAAGTCCACCGGCAAGGAGTATGCCGGCGCCGAAGACCCGGGCGTGCAGTCGGTGACGCGCATTTATGACTACTACAAGACCAATGACTACAAGACCGTGGTCATGGGCGCGAGCTTTCGCAATATCGGCCAGATTGAACAGCTGGCGGGTTGTGACCGCCTGACCATCAGCCCCGAGCTGTTGCAACAGTTGAGCGATGATCAGGGCGAGCTGCCGCGCATCCTCAAGCCTGGCAAAACCGGCGAGGCGCGCCAGCAGTTGACGGAGAGCCAGTTCCGCTGGGCGTCGAACGAAGATGCCATGGCTACCGAGAAGCTGGCTGAGGGGATTCGCCAGTTTGCCCGGGATCAGGAGAAGCTTGAGGCGTTGTTGGCGGCAAAGGCCTGA